The following proteins come from a genomic window of Trifolium pratense cultivar HEN17-A07 linkage group LG4, ARS_RC_1.1, whole genome shotgun sequence:
- the LOC123920641 gene encoding putative ALA-interacting subunit 4, whose translation MANHIDLLPEDILLKMVVEKVATSSFVNFFNMQATDARFRKLSNNPDVLKKVMSILTFIRLIFIPIGIAALIASNNVVEISLRYDDICLPSTNYNHDDALTYIKDDKMDKTCFKHLNLFRKQKTVVLSTATWMGGKNNFLGIGYIAIGGFCLMFTLFYGVMCVMIPEPLGRKELIHLTQAKF comes from the exons ATGGCAAATCACATTGACTTGTTGCCGGAAGACATTTTGCTCAAAATGGTTGTCGAGAAGGTAGCTACTAGTTCTTTTGTCAACTTTTTCAACATGCAAGCCACCGATGCACGATTTCGTAAACTCAGTAATAACCCCGATGTTCTGAAAAAA GTCATGTCAATATTGACATTTATCAGACTCATTTTTATTCCTATTGGGATTGCCGCACTGATTGCTTCAAACAAT GTGGTTGAAATTAGCTTGCGGTATGATGATATATGCCTTCCATCTACTAATTATAATCATGATGATGCATTGACATATATCAAAGATGATAAGATGGACAAAACTTGCTTCAAGCACTTAAAT TTATTTCGAAAGCAGAAGACCGTGGTCCTATCAACCGCAACATGGATGGGTGGGAAAAATAATTTCTTGGGGATTGGTTACATTGCCATAGGTGGATTTTGCTTGATGTTCACCCTATTTTATGGAGTTATGTGTGTGATGATACCAGA ACCCCTTGGGCGCAAGGAGCTGATTCATCTCACACAAGCAAAGTTTTGA